The following proteins are encoded in a genomic region of Candidatus Rokuibacteriota bacterium:
- a CDS encoding peptidylprolyl isomerase, with protein MRFRLLALVTGAALLLEVQGLAFPAAEAQQGGKRVKQSAVITMEKGGEIKLDFFPQDAPKTVENFVTLSRKGFYDGLTFHRVEPGFVVQGGDPKGTGMGGPGYTIKAEFNRQKHVRGSLAMARSQHPDSAGSQFYICLAAAPFLDGNYTVFGIVTSGMDVVDKIRKGDTMKSVKIVEAAQ; from the coding sequence ATGCGGTTCCGACTCCTCGCCCTCGTCACGGGGGCGGCGCTGCTGCTGGAGGTGCAGGGGCTCGCGTTCCCCGCGGCCGAGGCCCAGCAAGGAGGCAAGAGGGTGAAACAGTCCGCGGTCATCACCATGGAGAAGGGCGGGGAGATCAAGCTGGACTTCTTCCCGCAGGACGCGCCGAAGACGGTGGAGAACTTCGTCACGCTGTCCAGGAAGGGCTTCTATGACGGGCTCACCTTCCACCGCGTCGAGCCCGGCTTCGTCGTCCAGGGCGGCGACCCCAAGGGCACCGGCATGGGCGGCCCCGGCTACACCATCAAGGCCGAGTTCAACAGGCAGAAGCATGTCCGGGGCTCGCTGGCCATGGCGCGCTCGCAGCACCCGGACTCTGCCGGCAGCCAGTTCTACATCTGCCTCGCGGCGGCACCCTTCCTGGACGGCAACTACACCGTGTTCGGCATCGTCACCTCGGGCATGGACGTCGTGGACAAGATCCGGAAGGGCGACACGATGAAGTCCGTGAAGATCGTCGAGGCGGCACAGTAG
- the typA gene encoding translational GTPase TypA → MLERPDIRNVAIIAHVDHGKTTLVDAMLWQSGIFRANEHVVERVMDSIDLEREKGITIMAKNTSIHYRDVKINVVDTPGHADFGGEVERTLTLVDGVLLLVDAAEGPLPQTRFVLKKALEAGLPPIVVINKIDRQDARPAQVLDEVYDLFIDLDASEGQLDFPVLYTDARKGTATAILAEEGKTLAPLFDALLTHVPPPRFEEAQGLQLRAASLDWDDYVGRLVIGRIVNGRIRQYDRVAVVHRDGGVETAKVTVLYGYEGLKRVEVAEAWAGDLVAVAGIEAMEIGETIADAEKPVALPVMHIDEPTVSMLFSANVSPFAGREGRFVTSTQLRDRLWKERRTNVAIRVEETDSPDTFRVSGRGELQLAILMEMMRREGFEMEVGKPQIITKEADGQTLEPMEALVVDIPEEFIGAVTQKLGPRKGQMTKMVNHGTGRVRLEYRIPSRGLIGYRTEFLTDTRGTGLLNHLFDGHAPWQGDIPHRSNGAMVSDRTGRTTAYAIDHLQPRGELFLGPGEPVYEGQVVGETSRDNDLDVNITKEKKLTNIRSSTSDEAVRLTPPRTMSLEQCLEWIREDELLEVTPKSLRLRKKQLGGRRR, encoded by the coding sequence ATGCTGGAGCGCCCCGACATCCGCAACGTCGCCATCATCGCCCATGTGGACCACGGCAAGACCACGCTGGTGGACGCCATGCTCTGGCAGTCCGGCATCTTCCGCGCCAACGAGCACGTGGTGGAGCGCGTCATGGACTCCATCGACCTGGAGCGCGAGAAGGGCATCACGATCATGGCGAAGAACACCTCCATCCACTACCGGGACGTGAAGATCAACGTCGTGGACACCCCGGGGCATGCCGACTTCGGCGGCGAGGTGGAGCGGACGCTGACGCTGGTGGACGGCGTGCTCCTGCTGGTGGACGCCGCCGAGGGGCCACTGCCCCAAACGCGCTTCGTCCTCAAGAAGGCGCTGGAGGCGGGGCTCCCCCCCATCGTGGTCATCAACAAGATCGATCGCCAGGACGCGCGCCCCGCCCAGGTGCTCGACGAGGTCTACGACCTCTTCATCGATCTCGACGCCTCCGAGGGGCAGCTGGACTTCCCCGTCCTCTACACGGACGCGCGGAAGGGCACCGCCACCGCCATTCTTGCGGAGGAGGGAAAGACCCTCGCCCCGCTCTTCGACGCGCTCCTCACCCATGTCCCGCCGCCGCGGTTCGAGGAGGCGCAGGGGCTCCAGCTCCGCGCGGCCTCGCTGGACTGGGACGACTACGTGGGCCGGCTCGTCATCGGCCGGATCGTCAACGGCCGCATCCGCCAGTACGACCGGGTCGCCGTGGTCCACCGGGACGGCGGCGTGGAGACGGCCAAGGTCACCGTGCTCTACGGCTACGAGGGGCTCAAACGCGTGGAGGTGGCGGAGGCCTGGGCCGGCGACCTCGTGGCCGTCGCGGGCATCGAGGCCATGGAGATCGGGGAGACCATCGCGGACGCCGAGAAGCCGGTGGCCCTGCCGGTGATGCACATCGACGAGCCCACGGTGTCCATGCTCTTCTCCGCCAACGTCTCGCCCTTCGCGGGGCGCGAGGGCCGCTTCGTCACCTCGACCCAGCTCCGGGACCGGCTCTGGAAGGAGCGGCGGACCAACGTGGCCATCCGCGTGGAGGAGACCGACTCACCGGACACCTTCCGCGTCTCCGGTCGCGGCGAGCTGCAGCTGGCCATCCTCATGGAGATGATGCGGCGCGAAGGCTTCGAGATGGAGGTGGGCAAGCCCCAGATCATCACGAAGGAGGCGGACGGCCAGACGCTGGAGCCCATGGAGGCCCTGGTGGTGGACATCCCCGAGGAGTTCATCGGCGCCGTCACGCAGAAGCTGGGGCCCCGGAAGGGCCAGATGACGAAGATGGTGAACCACGGCACCGGGCGGGTGCGCCTCGAGTACCGCATCCCCTCGCGCGGGCTCATCGGCTACCGCACCGAGTTCCTCACCGACACCCGGGGCACCGGGCTCCTGAACCACCTCTTCGACGGGCATGCGCCCTGGCAGGGGGACATCCCCCACCGGTCCAACGGCGCCATGGTGTCCGACCGCACCGGCCGGACCACCGCCTACGCCATCGACCATCTCCAGCCTCGGGGCGAGCTCTTCCTCGGGCCGGGCGAGCCCGTCTACGAGGGCCAGGTCGTCGGCGAGACCTCCCGCGACAACGACCTCGACGTGAACATCACCAAGGAGAAGAAGCTCACCAACATCCGGTCGTCCACCTCGGACG